One window of Myripristis murdjan chromosome 8, fMyrMur1.1, whole genome shotgun sequence genomic DNA carries:
- the LOC115363511 gene encoding properdin-like, with amino-acid sequence MRLCFLLLLLLVCVQHAECVRCFSRVDLRSSLCVDELGEVDDEDDCCQNPHYGYQATDGECHSCGGLGWSSWSSWSSCSVLCGEGVRQRSRKCFSQSACPDVTDNLQMEPCSANCCDVEWAPWGAWSPCSVSCGGGGVRKRERACLGPDECRSSCSGSAETTESCNTHTTCPVHGGWSAWSQWEACSASCVPGIFGDDTVGVAYPTRRRQRTCSSPAPSSDTVPPGDGCPGDGEQVQDCSELPNCPVDGSWGAWSPPGPCSASCGEGLQLSIRECDSPAPKYGGRVCEGESARASRCESTCTVDGFWSGWSSWGECSASCIPAGRASVRTRQRSCSNPAPSASPPGQGCPGDSTQTESCSHLSHCPVDGSWGSWGPFSSCSVSCGVGLQRAVRRCDSPAPQHGGRPCAGAGSQTRICKTNVHCPVDGVWSDWSPWGQCQSPFSKDIRCKTRGGIQTRERRCLFRAHNGSICPADDLGLLDRRVCYDITGCYMKGSWAGWADWGWCSPTCGDKSRRVRKRICEPDTSNYPPTIGRLKEKAHFFGNPTADCRLAPGDKKYEVQNCLNAPPCP; translated from the exons ATGAggctgtgttttcttcttctgctgctgctggtgtgtgtgcagcacgcAG agtgtgtgcgGTGTTTCAGCCGGGTCGACCTGCGCTCGTCTCTCTGTGTGGACGAGCTCGGCGAGGTGGACGATGAAGACGACTGCTGTCAGAACCCTCACTACGGTTACCAGGCAACCGACGGGGAGTGTCACTCCTGTGg aggccTGGGCTGGTCCTCCTGGTCCTCCTGGTCCTCCTGCAGTGTGCTGTGTGGGGAGGGCGTgaggcagaggagcaggaagtgcttcagccaatcagcatgccCCGACGTGACGGACAACCTGCAGATGGAACCCTGCTCTGCCAACTGCtgcg acgtgGAGTGGGCCCCCTGGGGGGCGTGGTCTCCCTGCTCTGTGAGCTGTGGAGGGGGCGGAgtcaggaagagagagagagcgtgtttGGGTCCAGACGAGTGTCGCTCGTCCTGCAGCGGCTCAGCAGAGACAACAGagagctgcaacacacacaccacctgcccag tgcacGGTGGGTGGTCGGCCTGGTCACAGTGGGAGGCGTGTTCTGCTTCCTGTGTCCCGGGGATATTCGGTGATGACACGGTGGGCGTGGCTTATCCTACCAGGAGGCGACAGCGCACCTGCTCTAGCCCCGCCCCTTCCTCTGACACGGTGCCGCCTGGCGACGGTTGCCCCGGAGACGGCGAGCAGGTGCAGGACTGCAGCGAGCTTCCCAACTGCCCAG TGGATGGCAGCTGGGGGGCGTGGTCTCCCCCTGGGCCTTGCTCCGCCTCCTGTGGGGAGGGGcttcagctgtcaatcagggaATGTGACAGCCCCGCCCCGAAATACGGAGGACGGGTCTGTGAGGGAGAGAGCGCACGAGCCAGCAGGTGTGAGAGCACGtgcacag tGGATggtttctggtctggctggtcCAGCTGGGGCGAATGCTCCGCCTCCTGTATCCCAGCAGGCCGTGCGTCTGTCAGGACTCGTCAGCGCTCCTGCTCTAACCCCGCCCCCTCCGCCAGCCCACCGGGCCAAGGTTGCCCCGGCgacagcacacagacagaaagctGCAGTCACCTGTCTCACTGCCCAG tggatGGCTCCTGGGGGTCTTGGGGTCCCTTCTCTTCCTGTTCTGTCTCCTGTGGGGTGGGGCTTCAGCGGGCAGTCAGGAGATGTGATAGCCCCGCCCCCCAACATGGCGGCCGGCCGTGTGCTGGAGCAGGAAGTCAGACCCGCATCTGCAAGACCAACGTGCACTGTCcag tggacGGGgtgtggtctgactggtcgccaTGGGGACAGTGTCAGAGTCCCTTCTCCAAGGACATCCGCTGTAAGACGCGCGGCGGCATCCAGACCCGCGAGCGCCGCTGCCTGTTCCGAGCTCACAACGGCTCCATCTGTCCCGCCGACGACCTGGGCCTGCTGGACCGACGGGTCTGCTACGACATCACGGGCTGCTAca tgaagGGCAGCTGGGCGGGCTGGGCAGACTGGGGCTGGTGTAGTCCGACCTGTGGAGACAAGTCCAGACGGGTGAGGAAGAGGATCTGTGAGCCCGACACATCAAACTACCC ACCTACCATTGGCCGTCTGAAAGAGAAAGCACACTTCTTTGGAAATCCAACGGCTGACTGCCGCCTGGCGCCCGGCGACAAGAAGTACGAAGTGCAGAACTGCCTCAACGCACCACCCTGCCCTTAA